The proteins below come from a single Procambarus clarkii isolate CNS0578487 chromosome 26, FALCON_Pclarkii_2.0, whole genome shotgun sequence genomic window:
- the LOC138368817 gene encoding serine/arginine repetitive matrix protein 5-like: MEILRFFKCPCKSLQPSCIREMELEELRYKIHRQNRKRVAMQRQHERRQEETQMDKRKEKILLHQRPQRSYGLDWTSHSGYSRPDSHSGYSRPDSHSGDNGETSSSLESQAKNIRSRGTPNTLNFVIESRRNMAKITEQNAEREIQNSQSSLDGVVTTPSCDKHICIHSHNFKQNYSLLDDQQCHDNCNAHTGTLQYKDACISTRSNGIFDLSSVKEEQEDSLKNQERPHSFSSQLSVSEPKSQRPHSFSSQLSVSGPKPQRPHSLISQSSASRANLNLKQAALDIFHPKGSRQRFSLVSYGDYLRDEGRRALITPNFIRRSRSEPRLPQANAKTKHPLRDHKHLANRTPQEHLSDGKSSSRRHDSSGRVSTRHKDEKEHRTSRRKYEKRRLEKHENSSFSSSRDERGHSRTSATSGKQTTGVSRRSVEANTTRNTGKHSQVPGRRSEGVAEDARASHSTGTQIHQVELVHTNLQSIIDPCESHNIRNYFPFCGREP; encoded by the exons ATGGAAATACTCAGATTCTTTAAGTGTCCTTGCAAGTCCCTTCAACCTTCTTGCATCAGAGAAATGGAACTCGAGGAACTGCGGTACAAGATTCACAGACAAAATCGGAAGAGAGTTGCAATGCAGCGCCAGCATGAGAGGAGACAAGAGGAGACACAGATGGATAAGAGAAAGGAGAAAATCCTTCTTCACCAGCGTCCTCAACGATCGTATGGACTCGACTGGACCTCTCACTCAGGATACTCACGACCAGATTCTCACTCAGGATACTCACGACCAGATTCTCACTCAGGGGACAACGGTGAGACTTCATCGTCGTTAGAATCACAGGCTAAGAATATTAGAAGCCGTGGAACGCCTAATACTCTTAATTTTGTCATCGAGTCGCGGCGCAACATGGCGAAGATTACTGAACAGAACGCAGAACGTGAAATACAGAACAGCCAGAGCTCGCTGGATGGGGTGGTTACCACGCCAAGTTGTGACAAGCACATATGTATACATAGTCATAACTTCAAACAAAACTATTCTCTACTTGATGATCAACAATGTCACGACAATTGCAATGCCCATACAGGAACGCTGCAGTATAAAGATGCATGTATTTCAACCCGTTCCAATGGAATATTCGATTTGTCCAGCGTTAAAGAAGAGCAGGAAGATAGTCTAAAGAACCAGGAGAGACCGCATTCCTTCTCTAGCCAATTATCAGTATCTGAACCTAAATCGCAAAGACCGCATTCCTTCTCTAGCCAGTTATCAGTATCTGGACCTAAACCGCAAAGACCGCATTCCCTCATCAGTCAATCATCAGCATCTCGAGCGAATCTTAACCTAAAACAAGCTGCTCTTGACATTTTTCATCCCAAAGGCTCGAGGCAGCGATTTTCTCTTGTGAGTTACGGAGACTATCTCAGGGACGAGGGCAGACGAGCCCTCATCACCCCAAACTTCATCAGACGCTCCAGATCAGAGCCGAGATTACCTCAAGCAAACGCCAAGACGAAGCATCCTCTTAGAGATCACAAGCATCTAGCCAACCGGACGCCGCAGGAGCATCTTAGTGATGGGAAGAGTTCATCAAGAAGACACGACTCTTCGGGACGAGTCTCAACACGACACAAAGACGAAAAGGAACACAGAACATCAAGAAGGAAATATGAAAAAAGACGGTTAGAAAAACATGAGaattcttccttctcctcttcccgGGACGAGCGCGGACACTCGCGAACCAGCGCGACATCTGGAAAACAAACCACAGGTGTTTCCAGACGGTCCGTCGAGGCAAACACTACCAGAAACACTGGGAAACATTCCCAAGTGCCAGGGAGACGCAGCGAAGGTGTCGCAGAAGACGCCCGCGCCAGCCACTCCACTGGAACACAAATCCACCAAG TCGAGTTAGTTCACACAAATTTACAGTCCATTATTGACCCATGTGAAAGTCATAATATTAGAAATTATTTTCCATTCTGTGGCCGCGAGCCTTAG